A single region of the Nitrososphaerota archaeon genome encodes:
- a CDS encoding translation initiation factor IF-2 subunit gamma: MKRVIPRQPEVNIGTVGHVDHGKTTLVKGITGIWTSEHSEELRRGITIKVGYADAAFYRCVGCPPPTCYTATDTCPKCGEKAELLRVVSFVDTPGHESLMAIMLSGAAVMNGAILTIAANEPVPQPQTREHLLALQMLGMKHIVIAQNKLDLVDDRGAERNYQEIKRFVKGTVAEDAPIIPVSGQHKLNIDALIGAIQEYIPTPKRHPEAKPLMQTLRSFDVNRPGMLIPELRGGVVGGTLTQGEFKVGDEVEIVPGLADEKSGKYSPIRTEIISIGTSAGLVDKVGPGGLVALGTKLDPALTRADALLGSVIGLPDELPPVHTVAALETQLFKTAVGAPDMVKVEPIRPGEALRLNVGTGVTLGPVKSVKGTRIEVELKRPVCAAQGSRVALTRRIGDRWRLIGSGTIL, from the coding sequence TTGAAACGCGTTATACCGCGGCAGCCAGAGGTCAACATCGGCACTGTTGGTCACGTAGACCACGGTAAGACGACGCTTGTGAAAGGCATCACCGGCATCTGGACCTCTGAGCATAGTGAAGAGCTCCGACGAGGCATCACAATTAAGGTGGGTTACGCGGACGCGGCTTTTTACCGCTGCGTCGGGTGTCCTCCCCCTACCTGTTACACAGCCACCGACACCTGCCCTAAATGCGGTGAGAAGGCTGAGCTTCTCAGAGTAGTCAGCTTCGTAGACACCCCCGGCCACGAGAGTCTAATGGCGATTATGCTTTCAGGCGCCGCCGTCATGAACGGCGCTATCCTCACCATCGCGGCTAACGAGCCTGTTCCACAGCCTCAGACTAGGGAACATCTGCTTGCGCTGCAGATGCTCGGCATGAAGCATATAGTTATCGCTCAGAACAAGCTGGATCTGGTCGATGACCGCGGTGCTGAGCGGAACTATCAGGAGATCAAACGGTTCGTTAAAGGAACTGTAGCTGAGGATGCTCCGATTATCCCGGTTTCCGGTCAGCATAAACTCAACATTGACGCGTTAATAGGCGCTATTCAAGAGTATATTCCTACGCCGAAGCGGCATCCTGAAGCGAAGCCGTTGATGCAGACCCTCCGCTCCTTCGATGTTAACCGTCCCGGGATGCTCATCCCTGAGCTCAGAGGCGGTGTCGTGGGGGGCACCCTGACGCAGGGCGAGTTCAAGGTGGGTGACGAAGTTGAGATTGTGCCGGGGCTTGCTGATGAGAAGAGCGGCAAATACTCACCGATACGCACCGAAATCATCAGCATAGGAACAAGCGCAGGTCTAGTTGACAAGGTTGGCCCAGGCGGTCTTGTTGCACTGGGCACTAAACTCGATCCTGCTTTAACCCGCGCAGATGCTCTTCTCGGCTCAGTTATCGGGCTGCCTGATGAGCTTCCGCCGGTTCACACAGTTGCTGCACTTGAAACTCAGCTCTTCAAGACGGCTGTAGGTGCACCTGATATGGTGAAGGTTGAGCCTATCAGGCCCGGTGAAGCATTAAGGCTTAACGTGGGAACCGGAGTTACGCTCGGTCCAGTTAAATCGGTTAAAGGGACTCGTATCGAGGTGGAGCTTAAGCGCCCTGTCTGCGCTGCGCAGGGAAGCAGAGTAGCGTTAACGCGGCGAATCGGTGACAGATGGCGATTAATCGGCTCAGGAACCATCCTCTAA
- the hypF gene encoding carbamoyltransferase HypF has product MRLYYSERLRADITVRGVVQGVGFRPFVYRCAAEKRLKGFVRNLGDATVNIAIDGEEETIQQFVKDLQDKKPLLASIHDIAIRYNGGGETLFEGFRILDSVKSGVTSGSVIPADAAICDECLSEMKDTSSRRFSYFFNTCTDCGPRYTTILETPYDRVNTTMKQFQMCKRCENEYVDPLNRRFHAQTIACPDCGPKIRLTTAKGEPVECKNPIQDAGRLLNEGCIVAVKGNGGFHLAAATTFSEPVIRLRQAKHRSQKPFAVMAQNLQAVNTFAQVSEVEAELLTSYRRPIVLLRKSAGYCLAEEIAPGLNSIGVMLPYSGLHVLLLNSVGGEPALIMTSGNHSGEPIVKDETEALKHLGCYVDYFLVHDREIAQRCDDSVVKMMMNGKPSLIRRSRGYAPEPLHINLVGRDKNCVLGLGGDLNVTVCSLLGERAYLSQHIGDIEVAEMFGFLKETVEHLVRLTKSPVQMVAHDLHPGFLTTRLAAQFELEREWRAVPVQHHYAHAASIMGEHGLSEMVGIACDGVGYGLDGHVWGGEVLECSRGGFKRQGHLQEHPMVGGDLTSKFPLRMVAGILSGMSEAEEWLRSRAKLFPHGEEEVELVMAQLKEGRYVETSSCGRVLDAVSALLDVCCVRTYEGEPAMKLETLAASGQDVLSLTPRFDGAVLNTRYLLEQLFGEIHRTSKADLACSAQSYLARGLAALAVETAQKLGCKTVGFSGGVAYNGQITSTIRSAVESSGLSFVTNAEVPPGDGGLSFGQAVAAVLAG; this is encoded by the coding sequence ATGAGGCTATACTATTCAGAGAGGTTGCGCGCCGATATTACTGTTCGAGGAGTAGTTCAGGGAGTCGGTTTTAGACCGTTTGTGTATCGATGCGCAGCGGAGAAGAGGTTGAAAGGATTTGTTCGAAACCTCGGTGATGCCACAGTCAATATCGCCATCGACGGAGAAGAGGAGACTATCCAGCAGTTCGTGAAAGATCTTCAAGACAAAAAGCCGCTGCTCGCAAGTATCCACGACATAGCGATCCGCTACAACGGCGGCGGTGAAACCCTGTTCGAGGGCTTCAGGATTCTCGACAGCGTAAAGTCGGGGGTAACGTCTGGCTCGGTGATCCCTGCTGATGCGGCGATTTGTGATGAATGTCTCAGTGAGATGAAGGATACCAGTAGTCGGCGGTTCAGCTACTTCTTCAACACCTGCACCGACTGCGGCCCCAGGTACACCACTATCCTCGAAACGCCTTACGACAGGGTGAACACAACGATGAAGCAGTTTCAAATGTGTAAACGATGTGAAAACGAATACGTCGACCCGTTGAACAGGAGGTTCCACGCACAGACAATCGCCTGTCCTGACTGCGGACCAAAGATCCGGTTAACCACAGCAAAAGGCGAGCCCGTGGAATGCAAAAACCCGATACAGGACGCCGGTAGACTCCTGAACGAGGGATGCATCGTAGCGGTGAAGGGTAACGGCGGCTTCCACTTAGCTGCTGCCACAACCTTTTCTGAACCCGTTATTCGGTTGAGACAGGCTAAGCACAGGTCACAGAAGCCGTTCGCAGTTATGGCGCAAAACCTTCAGGCAGTAAACACTTTCGCTCAGGTATCTGAAGTTGAGGCTGAGCTGCTTACGTCTTACCGGAGACCAATTGTTCTGCTTCGGAAGAGTGCAGGTTACTGTTTGGCTGAGGAGATTGCGCCCGGCTTGAACAGCATCGGGGTGATGCTTCCTTACAGCGGTCTTCACGTGCTTCTGCTCAACAGCGTTGGTGGGGAGCCTGCGTTGATTATGACCAGCGGCAACCATTCAGGTGAACCGATCGTCAAGGACGAGACGGAGGCCCTGAAGCATCTAGGCTGCTATGTTGATTACTTCCTCGTTCACGATCGGGAGATTGCTCAGCGGTGTGATGATTCGGTCGTAAAGATGATGATGAATGGTAAGCCGAGCCTTATTCGGAGATCCAGAGGGTATGCTCCTGAGCCTCTTCACATCAACCTTGTCGGTCGAGACAAAAACTGTGTTCTAGGGTTAGGTGGAGACCTGAACGTAACAGTCTGCTCCCTCTTAGGTGAGCGGGCCTATCTGTCCCAGCATATCGGTGATATTGAGGTTGCAGAGATGTTCGGTTTCCTGAAGGAGACTGTGGAGCATCTTGTGAGGCTGACTAAGAGCCCCGTTCAGATGGTCGCTCACGATCTACACCCCGGGTTTCTAACTACGCGGCTAGCTGCTCAGTTCGAGTTGGAGCGCGAGTGGCGCGCGGTTCCAGTTCAGCATCATTACGCGCATGCGGCTTCTATAATGGGTGAGCATGGGTTGAGCGAAATGGTGGGCATCGCTTGCGACGGGGTCGGTTACGGCCTCGACGGGCATGTTTGGGGTGGCGAGGTTCTTGAGTGTTCTAGAGGCGGCTTTAAGCGGCAGGGTCATCTTCAAGAACATCCTATGGTTGGTGGAGATCTTACTTCCAAGTTTCCGCTACGGATGGTTGCAGGTATTTTGTCAGGCATGAGTGAGGCAGAGGAATGGCTCCGCTCAAGAGCGAAGTTGTTTCCTCACGGTGAGGAGGAGGTTGAGCTTGTAATGGCTCAGCTCAAGGAGGGAAGATACGTTGAGACTTCTAGCTGTGGTAGAGTTTTGGACGCGGTTTCAGCGCTGCTGGATGTCTGTTGTGTGAGAACATACGAGGGTGAACCCGCTATGAAGCTGGAGACGTTAGCCGCTTCGGGTCAGGATGTCCTAAGCTTAACACCTAGGTTTGACGGCGCTGTTCTGAATACTAGGTACCTGCTGGAACAACTTTTTGGCGAGATTCATAGAACATCTAAGGCGGATCTTGCCTGCTCGGCTCAGTCGTACTTGGCTAGGGGATTAGCTGCTCTTGCTGTGGAAACTGCTCAGAAGCTTGGCTGCAAGACTGTTGGTTTTTCGGGCGGCGTAGCTTACAACGGGCAGATTACTTCTACTATCAGAAGTGCGGTTGAGTCATCTGGGCTAAGTTTCGTTACTAATGCTGAGGTTCCGCCGGGTGATGGTGGGCTTTCGTTTGGACAGGCTGTGGCGGCTGTTTTGGCCGGCTGA
- the hypD gene encoding hydrogenase formation protein HypD, whose translation MFRFRDRATTQRIVNRLKEMKLNIRVMHVCGTQQDTIVRHGLDILLKECGVEMRQGPGCPICITPPEEFEEAVTLARQGVTVAVYGDALKVRGVTGSLADARTEGCDVRIVYSIEDAVKLAERVSNTVVFMALGFETTAPSTASMLLRGLPENLLILNCHRYVPPALHALLEMGEIDLDGLIEPGHVSTIIGVKPYEEILRRYGVPQIVAGFEPVDMLMAVYLLARQIQRGEARVENEYSRTVKYEGNLKAIEMMDKVFEPFDSSWRGFGVIPKSGMSLKQEFQSHDARRIYKQELKTAVKGEAKPAGCRCDEILRGIIYPQECPLFSRACTPENPVGPCMVSAEGSCSIGYKYGGRSSKE comes from the coding sequence ATGTTCAGGTTCAGAGATAGAGCGACAACCCAGAGAATCGTGAACAGGCTGAAGGAGATGAAGCTTAACATCCGCGTTATGCATGTCTGCGGAACCCAGCAGGACACCATCGTAAGACACGGACTTGATATTCTACTGAAGGAGTGCGGCGTCGAGATGCGGCAGGGGCCTGGTTGCCCAATCTGCATCACCCCTCCTGAAGAGTTCGAGGAGGCGGTGACGCTGGCTCGACAGGGCGTTACGGTCGCGGTTTACGGTGATGCTTTGAAGGTGCGTGGAGTAACAGGTTCTCTGGCTGATGCTCGAACAGAAGGCTGCGATGTGAGAATTGTGTATAGCATCGAGGATGCGGTTAAGCTGGCTGAGCGGGTCAGCAACACTGTGGTGTTTATGGCCTTAGGCTTCGAGACCACTGCACCCAGCACCGCATCTATGCTGCTGAGGGGTTTGCCTGAGAACCTTCTGATTTTGAATTGTCACAGGTATGTTCCACCTGCGCTTCACGCGTTGCTTGAGATGGGTGAAATTGATTTGGACGGGTTGATTGAGCCTGGGCATGTCTCCACTATAATTGGGGTGAAGCCTTACGAGGAGATTCTGAGGAGGTACGGAGTTCCGCAGATAGTGGCGGGTTTTGAGCCGGTTGACATGCTCATGGCGGTCTACCTGCTTGCGCGTCAAATCCAGCGGGGTGAGGCGCGTGTTGAGAATGAGTACAGCCGCACCGTGAAGTATGAGGGGAACCTGAAGGCTATTGAGATGATGGATAAAGTGTTTGAACCGTTTGACTCGTCTTGGCGCGGCTTCGGAGTCATTCCGAAATCAGGGATGTCGTTGAAGCAGGAGTTCCAAAGCCATGATGCGAGACGGATCTACAAACAGGAGTTGAAGACCGCTGTTAAAGGTGAAGCTAAGCCGGCGGGATGCAGATGCGACGAGATCCTGAGAGGAATAATCTATCCGCAGGAGTGCCCTTTGTTCAGCAGAGCGTGCACACCTGAAAACCCAGTGGGTCCATGTATGGTCTCGGCGGAAGGCTCATGCAGCATCGGATACAAATACGGCGGAAGATCGTCTAAAGAGTAA
- the hypE gene encoding hydrogenase expression/formation protein HypE has translation MSRISVSHGAGGLVMQGLVKQHILRYLGGSGVEVPLEALDDAAVVDGTVLKSDSHTVKPLFFPGGDIGRLSISGTVNDIAVMGAEPFALAAGFIIEEGFEISDLDRILQSMTDTCHEAGVFVVTGDTKVMERGKLERFVVNTSGVGRRTGLLEQNLQEVRRHRELNSRWLLDSNLKPGDKIILSGAVGDHGVAVLASREGYGFASNITSDVRPLNKVIASILEIGGIVSMKDPTRGGLSNAINEWSEKSRVGILLHEERIPIHEGVRSACEMLGIDPLDIGNEGKIIIGVIAEKAEECLNRLRETEAGREAEIVGEATEDFKEVVLETGVGGRRILPPPAGDPVPRIC, from the coding sequence TTGAGCAGGATTTCGGTGTCTCATGGTGCTGGTGGCCTCGTCATGCAGGGGTTGGTGAAGCAGCATATTCTGAGGTATCTTGGTGGAAGCGGTGTGGAGGTTCCTCTTGAGGCTCTTGATGACGCCGCTGTTGTTGATGGCACTGTCTTGAAGTCTGATTCTCATACTGTGAAGCCTCTTTTCTTTCCCGGCGGAGATATTGGTAGGCTCTCAATTTCAGGCACTGTTAACGATATTGCGGTGATGGGCGCGGAGCCTTTCGCTTTGGCCGCCGGCTTCATCATCGAGGAGGGGTTTGAGATATCGGATTTGGACAGAATCTTGCAGAGCATGACTGATACCTGTCATGAGGCCGGCGTGTTCGTGGTTACGGGTGACACGAAGGTTATGGAGAGGGGGAAGCTTGAGAGGTTCGTCGTCAACACCTCCGGAGTCGGGCGGAGAACAGGCCTGCTTGAGCAGAACCTGCAGGAAGTCAGGCGACATCGCGAACTCAACTCCCGATGGCTACTGGACAGTAACCTTAAGCCGGGTGACAAGATAATTCTCTCCGGCGCAGTCGGTGACCACGGTGTTGCAGTCCTCGCATCCCGCGAAGGCTACGGCTTCGCCAGCAACATCACCTCAGATGTCAGACCACTGAACAAAGTCATAGCGAGCATTCTTGAAATCGGTGGAATAGTCAGCATGAAAGATCCCACCCGAGGAGGACTCTCCAACGCGATTAACGAGTGGAGCGAAAAATCACGTGTCGGAATACTCCTGCATGAGGAAAGAATTCCAATACACGAAGGTGTCAGATCAGCCTGCGAAATGCTCGGCATCGACCCTCTCGACATCGGAAACGAAGGAAAAATCATCATCGGCGTAATAGCGGAAAAGGCTGAAGAGTGTCTCAACAGGCTTAGAGAAACCGAGGCTGGAAGAGAAGCAGAGATCGTCGGCGAAGCCACTGAAGATTTCAAAGAGGTTGTTCTTGAGACAGGGGTCGGAGGGAGACGCATCCTGCCGCCACCTGCGGGTGATCCAGTTCCCCGAATCTGCTGA
- the hypB gene encoding hydrogenase nickel incorporation protein HypB, translated as MSEQRRKMVEAEPTEIYDVELEEDLLQTNRDLAEENRRLLAKCGVDAIDIMGCIGSGKTTLIHQLVGRLKDRRRIAVFKGDLTTTIDTDIIARHGVETVQINTGRECHLDANLVRKALAKIDLGGIDLLFIENVGNLICPTDFPLGAQKRLVVISVTEGPYMVVKHSRTFLDAHTVVINKLDLAEAMKVDADRLEADVKQVNCNAVVVKTICRDGVGINRVIESLGV; from the coding sequence ATGAGTGAGCAGAGAAGAAAGATGGTTGAGGCTGAGCCGACCGAGATTTATGATGTTGAGCTAGAGGAGGATCTGCTTCAGACTAACCGTGACTTGGCTGAGGAGAACCGGAGGCTGCTAGCAAAATGCGGTGTAGATGCGATTGACATTATGGGTTGCATCGGCTCCGGGAAAACCACTTTAATTCATCAACTGGTAGGTCGGCTTAAAGATAGGCGGCGCATAGCTGTCTTCAAAGGCGATCTCACCACCACTATCGACACAGACATAATTGCTAGGCACGGAGTCGAAACTGTCCAGATAAACACTGGGAGGGAGTGTCATCTAGACGCTAATCTTGTTAGAAAGGCGCTTGCGAAAATCGATCTAGGCGGCATAGATCTTCTGTTTATCGAGAATGTTGGCAACCTGATTTGTCCGACGGATTTCCCGCTTGGTGCCCAGAAACGGCTGGTCGTGATCAGCGTGACTGAAGGCCCCTACATGGTGGTGAAGCATTCACGTACCTTTCTGGATGCGCACACAGTAGTGATCAACAAGCTGGATCTAGCTGAGGCGATGAAGGTTGACGCCGATCGGCTTGAAGCGGATGTTAAGCAGGTGAACTGTAACGCAGTGGTGGTGAAGACGATCTGCAGAGACGGAGTCGGCATCAATAGAGTCATTGAATCACTGGGTGTCTAG
- a CDS encoding hydrogenase maturation nickel metallochaperone HypA yields the protein MHEYATARLLVETVLREVERRSAKSVTEVHLVIGNLTFLSIEQLQNSYSLIAKGTPAEGSHLIVTEKEGVVECSGCGYRGPLSTFNGASFLFIVPSLCCPQCGDAAKIVAGRDCLLTKIRMEV from the coding sequence ATGCATGAGTACGCGACTGCCCGTCTGCTTGTTGAGACCGTTCTTAGAGAGGTTGAGCGGCGAAGCGCTAAATCCGTAACCGAAGTTCACTTGGTCATCGGCAACCTGACCTTTCTCTCGATTGAGCAGCTGCAAAACTCCTACAGCCTTATTGCGAAGGGTACTCCTGCTGAAGGTTCACACCTCATCGTCACGGAGAAGGAGGGGGTTGTGGAGTGCAGTGGATGCGGCTACCGTGGCCCGCTCAGCACGTTTAACGGCGCATCGTTTCTTTTCATAGTCCCAAGTCTCTGCTGTCCTCAGTGCGGAGACGCTGCAAAGATAGTTGCTGGGCGAGACTGCCTGTTGACGAAAATCCGGATGGAGGTTTAG
- a CDS encoding HypC/HybG/HupF family hydrogenase formation chaperone: MCLAIPGRVVECAQDHATVDFGAGTSRQVNISLVDVEVGQYVIVHAGFAIQVLDQADAERSLDLWRTILSMEEAETEAKREA, encoded by the coding sequence ATGTGTCTCGCAATTCCCGGCAGAGTCGTTGAATGTGCGCAGGATCATGCCACAGTAGACTTCGGGGCAGGCACATCGAGACAGGTGAACATATCATTAGTTGATGTCGAAGTGGGCCAATACGTAATCGTCCACGCCGGCTTCGCTATCCAAGTGCTGGATCAGGCTGACGCTGAGCGATCACTGGATCTCTGGCGAACCATTCTGAGCATGGAAGAGGCGGAGACGGAGGCGAAGCGGGAGGCATGA
- a CDS encoding nickel-dependent hydrogenase large subunit: MSAKIVIDPVTRIEGHLRIELEAEGNSVKTAKNTATLYRGFENIVQGRDPRDCAPILSAICGVCHTDHHLNSVRAVENASGALQYINGYADDKTDLPLNAALNRNIIQAANTLYSHAAHILVLAGPDFRLYGLLEALSKSLVVNSYADLLKLVILPAQQFMHQTITLLGGKAPHQRGAIPGGTPVRPDISVIARTLERFRELRKITDIAAPVIWNFVTSRALVLAGLGAGTGNFLSLGMQPDPTTSSGTSKMPYIFSRGVILNSTPQKLGAVEPFDPRSITENVDKSWYDQAGTQSVFDEAPPKPDMSKSGAYSWAKSPLYNGQPCEVGPLSRVLAAGIYQKLGEVIHGIVPEVSGLPLNPMGSVFDRTVARALELVALTGSDNTTKNLEVLGKPLNLSLVDVLTALGLKTDKYNGLAEKWILSLDPGKPAYTRIDVPSVGEGIGLWEAPRGALFHWIRIKGGKTDNYQVIAPTTWNVHPDGPLEKALVGTPIDKDVKDPALGSMYLRKVAWVVRSFDLCLACTVHTIDACGNEAVLEFP, from the coding sequence ATGAGCGCCAAGATCGTGATCGATCCAGTTACACGTATCGAGGGGCACTTGAGGATTGAGCTTGAAGCCGAAGGTAACAGCGTGAAAACTGCGAAGAACACCGCTACATTGTACCGCGGCTTCGAAAATATTGTTCAAGGGAGAGATCCTCGTGACTGCGCCCCTATTCTCTCAGCAATCTGCGGGGTCTGCCACACCGATCATCATCTGAACTCTGTGCGCGCAGTGGAGAACGCATCTGGTGCATTACAGTACATTAACGGGTATGCTGATGATAAAACGGATCTTCCTCTGAACGCGGCTCTCAACCGGAATATCATACAGGCCGCTAACACACTTTACTCGCATGCCGCCCATATTCTTGTTCTTGCCGGTCCGGACTTCAGGCTGTATGGTCTGCTTGAAGCTCTAAGCAAGTCGCTGGTCGTAAACAGCTATGCTGATCTTCTGAAACTGGTTATTCTTCCAGCTCAACAGTTTATGCATCAGACCATCACCCTTCTAGGCGGCAAGGCTCCTCATCAGAGAGGGGCTATCCCAGGGGGAACCCCGGTTAGACCAGATATCTCCGTCATAGCTAGGACGCTGGAGCGTTTTCGTGAGCTAAGAAAAATCACTGATATTGCAGCTCCTGTTATCTGGAACTTTGTCACTTCACGGGCTCTGGTTCTAGCCGGCCTCGGCGCAGGAACCGGCAACTTCCTCTCACTAGGGATGCAGCCTGATCCAACCACCAGCAGCGGTACCTCGAAGATGCCGTATATCTTCAGCCGTGGCGTAATCCTGAACAGCACGCCGCAGAAACTCGGAGCAGTAGAACCCTTCGATCCCAGAAGCATTACTGAGAACGTCGACAAATCATGGTATGATCAAGCCGGCACTCAGTCGGTGTTCGACGAGGCTCCGCCGAAGCCGGATATGAGCAAGTCTGGAGCGTATAGTTGGGCAAAGTCACCGCTGTATAATGGGCAGCCGTGTGAAGTTGGGCCGCTGTCAAGGGTTCTAGCTGCGGGTATCTATCAGAAGCTAGGTGAGGTCATACACGGCATTGTTCCGGAGGTGTCTGGGTTGCCGTTGAACCCGATGGGCTCAGTCTTTGACAGAACGGTTGCTCGAGCACTTGAGCTGGTGGCGTTAACCGGCTCGGATAACACAACTAAGAATCTGGAGGTTTTGGGTAAGCCTCTCAACCTTTCACTTGTAGACGTGTTAACTGCACTTGGCCTAAAAACTGACAAGTACAACGGGTTGGCTGAGAAGTGGATCCTGAGCCTAGATCCCGGGAAGCCAGCGTACACAAGGATCGATGTTCCTTCCGTCGGTGAAGGTATCGGGCTGTGGGAGGCTCCTAGAGGCGCTCTGTTCCACTGGATCCGCATAAAAGGCGGAAAAACAGACAATTATCAAGTCATCGCCCCCACAACATGGAATGTTCATCCCGACGGGCCTCTTGAGAAAGCGCTTGTAGGCACCCCTATCGACAAGGACGTTAAGGATCCTGCGTTAGGATCTATGTATCTCAGAAAAGTCGCGTGGGTGGTGAGATCATTCGATCTCTGCCTAGCATGCACGGTTCACACGATAGATGCGTGTGGAAACGAGGCTGTATTGGAGTTTCCTTAA
- a CDS encoding 30S ribosomal protein S6e yields MAKSKLIVADPGTGKSTMYELSDDQFRAFRGLKIGSEIEGSTVGVEGKIKITGGSDSAGFPMRQDVQGGVKKYALLTRGIGFKSKEEGKKKRKMVRGNTITEDIYQINSVLVGAQKKKEPAKKAEETKAEAAAPAEKPAKTPSKEAAEKKS; encoded by the coding sequence GTGGCCAAGTCTAAGCTGATAGTTGCTGATCCCGGAACAGGCAAGTCTACTATGTATGAGTTGAGTGATGATCAATTCAGAGCTTTTCGAGGATTGAAGATAGGTAGTGAGATTGAGGGATCAACGGTTGGCGTAGAGGGCAAGATCAAGATTACAGGTGGAAGCGACAGCGCTGGCTTTCCGATGCGGCAGGATGTTCAGGGTGGCGTCAAGAAATATGCGCTCTTAACGAGAGGAATTGGCTTCAAAAGTAAAGAGGAGGGTAAGAAGAAGCGCAAGATGGTCAGAGGAAACACAATCACTGAGGACATCTATCAAATCAACTCCGTCTTGGTCGGTGCGCAGAAGAAGAAGGAGCCCGCTAAGAAGGCTGAGGAGACGAAGGCTGAAGCAGCAGCACCTGCTGAGAAGCCCGCTAAGACGCCCAGTAAAGAAGCCGCCGAGAAGAAGAGCTAG
- a CDS encoding hydrogenase maturation protease, translating to MGKRVVVIGVGNILLRDDGVGIHVVRALVDEVAIDDRWVSVYECGTLGLQILDYLDGADCVVIVDAVRSGKPPGAVSRFLIDQSRLKDPEDLQSMHQVDVLATLSLGRGMVRLPDRIVVVGVEPSDVSLGLDLSDAVKGSVQDAVQLVLDELGFAQQGG from the coding sequence TTGGGGAAACGTGTTGTGGTTATCGGGGTCGGGAATATTCTGCTCAGAGATGATGGTGTAGGGATTCATGTGGTGAGGGCGCTGGTCGATGAGGTTGCTATCGATGATAGGTGGGTGTCTGTTTACGAGTGCGGTACTTTGGGTCTGCAGATTTTGGATTACTTGGATGGTGCTGACTGCGTGGTGATTGTGGATGCGGTTAGGTCGGGTAAGCCGCCGGGTGCTGTTTCAAGGTTCCTTATTGATCAGTCTAGGCTGAAGGATCCTGAGGATTTGCAGAGTATGCATCAGGTCGACGTGTTGGCTACGTTGAGCTTAGGAAGGGGGATGGTGCGTTTGCCTGATCGAATTGTTGTCGTGGGGGTCGAGCCGAGCGATGTTTCTTTAGGGCTGGATCTTTCTGACGCGGTTAAGGGCTCTGTGCAAGATGCTGTGCAGCTGGTTTTGGATGAGCTCGGGTTTGCGCAACAAGGCGGATAA
- a CDS encoding cytochrome b/b6 domain-containing protein: MSKRKKVGAKRTAAASHEEYVVVERHTPFFRFWHWTTFIIGLLIILTGLEIYAGAPYWNIFGSYHDARALHLLLSLFIGFWALPILLYYLAAIGDLRNILLGRGDVKWQMDNVKNFVGRSPTYPEHSTYDVQAHRWYRKYNPGQKILFLGDIIALIIVGLTGLTMYSPTAFAPVITVFDWLTLGGIAGVRAVHYLLLYYFVVTTIVHAYLGMVPANWPVLKSMVRGKARFKVHRSRS; this comes from the coding sequence ATGAGTAAACGAAAAAAAGTAGGCGCGAAAAGAACAGCCGCAGCATCCCATGAGGAGTACGTTGTGGTTGAGAGGCATACACCGTTCTTCAGGTTCTGGCACTGGACAACCTTCATCATAGGTTTACTCATTATACTTACCGGATTAGAAATCTACGCGGGTGCACCGTACTGGAATATCTTCGGCAGCTACCATGATGCTAGAGCATTGCATCTTCTCTTATCGCTCTTCATAGGCTTCTGGGCTCTTCCAATCCTACTGTATTATCTGGCTGCGATCGGGGATCTCCGAAACATTCTCTTGGGAAGAGGTGATGTGAAGTGGCAGATGGATAATGTGAAGAATTTCGTTGGTCGCAGCCCAACCTATCCTGAACACTCCACCTATGATGTGCAGGCTCACAGATGGTATCGGAAGTATAATCCCGGGCAGAAAATACTCTTCCTAGGGGACATTATCGCGCTGATAATAGTTGGTTTAACCGGGCTAACAATGTATTCACCCACCGCCTTCGCACCGGTAATAACCGTCTTCGACTGGCTCACGCTCGGCGGCATAGCTGGAGTAAGAGCAGTCCACTACCTGCTGCTCTACTATTTCGTGGTCACAACTATTGTTCACGCATACTTGGGAATGGTTCCGGCTAACTGGCCGGTTCTGAAATCGATGGTCAGAGGAAAAGCCCGTTTCAAGGTTCATCGCAGCCGAAGCTAG